Part of the Yersinia hibernica genome, ACCAAAGCCCCAGCGGTTTAGGTTATTAAAGCCAAACGACAGCAAAATAATCGCCGCGGCGGCCAAAACCACACCAAATATATCAATACCCACTTCCGGGCGGCCTTGGTCGGATTTCAGACGGAAACTCAACACAAAGATGATGGCGGATAACGCAATCAAGATACCGAACGCCGGGCGCCAGCCGATGTAAGTTCCCAGTACGCCACCAATCATGAATGCCGCTACCCCGGCACCCGCACGAGCAGAGCCTAATGCCCCCAGCGCCGTGGCCTGTTGTGTCCCCCGATAGTTTTCAGCAATCAGAGCCACTAATGCTGGCACCAGGGCCGCACCGGCCAGGCCACTTAATGCCTGCGCGCTTATCATTACCGTCACATTCGGGCTGAAAGTCATCATAACCTGCGCGATACCGAACAACAGAACGGTACTGCGAAATACCACCAATGGGCCGAAACGCTGATTGAGTTTGGCACCCAACATAACGAAACCGGCAACAGACAATGAATACATGACAATCGCAGTTGCAATCGTCGTCGGTGGCACATTAAAACTTTTCACCATCCCGCCCAACGCGACCGGTAGCGAAGCGACGTTAAATGACATCAGAATCTGGGCCAAGGCGATGGTTATCATCGGCACCCAAGATTCTTTGACTTCCGCACCTGCGCGGTGAGTTGATTGATTCGCCATAAATATTTCTATCCTTTTGAAAAAAATATTGTTTTAAACTCAATCCGATTTCACAGCATACTGTTGTCTGCCCAATAACCGGTTTTTAAACTTGACCTGACTCTCACGACTCAACTCTTTTCGGTGTAAGGCTCAGAAACAAACATGTCCATCCCAAGGCTACGTGATAAGAACCGTGCAGCCAGTTGCCCTTTAACACTGTTACCCGCGCTATCCAGCAAGGGGGCGAAGGTCCCCAAACCGCCTTTCCCAGGTGACACTGTCACAATCCCGCCGCCAATCCCGCTTTTCCCAGGAAGACCAATGTCATAAAGCCAGTCGCCGGAAGTTTCATATAACCCTGCAGTGACCATGACCGCTAATGCATAATGACAAACATCATTATCGACAACCCGCTCCCGCGTCAGTGGATTCACGCCCCCATCGGCCAGTGTTGCGCCCATCACGGCTAAATCTCGGGCACTGACATTGAGCGAACATTGGCGCGTATATAAATCGGTGGCAATAAGCGGGTCACATCCCAAGCGACCATACCCCTCCAGCACATTGGCAATGCCGCGATTGCGGTAATTCGTTTCGCATGCAGATTGATATACTTCTTCATTCAACGTCAGTTCGCGCCCGGCAAAGCGGCACAAACCGTCATAAATGAATTTCCACTGCTCATCACTGCTCGCCCCGGGGACCAAACTGGTGGTGGCAATAGCGCCCGAGTTCACCATCGGGTTAGTGCGCCCATCTACAGCCCGCTCAATGGCCGTCACAGAGTTAAATGCCATTCCGGTGCTGTTCACACCCAGTTTTTCCCGCGCAACTTTCGCCCCGATGGCCTGACAGACCAAAGCAAAAACAAAAGGTTTGGAAACACTCATGATGGTAAATTCATAATCCACATCGCCGGCGGAATACACTTTGCCGTGAGTGCCGACCATGCACACACCAAAGAGATTGGGAGGAATGCGTTCTAATGCCGGATAAACAGTGGAAACCACACCTTCATTATCACTACTAAACCGTTGGTGGGCTTCTTGCACCAATTTAATGACGGTATCTGAGTCCGGCAGATGGCCGGTTGATACATAGTCGATAATTCCATTTTTGCTATCATCTGTAGGCATATAGTTATCTCCCGTGTGCCTCTGTTTATATTTCTGTCTTTCTTTTGCCTCCGGGGCTTATTTTAAGCACAGAAATATTTATACGTTTTAATTTATATGAAATGGTAATAATGATGGGCCACTGTCTTGAACTTTGGCTTTATCAATTAATAATGAAATTCTTAGAGTAAGATAGCCTAGCTTAAGAAAGCTGTATACCAGTTGTTTAGCAGAGTTTGATAATGTTTTCCCGAAGAAAAAACCTCAGAATTGTTGCAATATCATGGCAGTAAAGATAAGGAGGGATAATTTATATGGGCGGAATCAGATGACCAGCAGCAGATAAACATGTCCGCCCACATTAATTTGATATAATAGACGCTAATTATCGATAAAGCGCCCTTGAAGACACGCCATATCCTGTATTGCATACTAAGTGCGACCAAGATATTAATAGTTATGCTTGAAAGGGCGTTATCCAAGCCAATCCCGCCACCGTGCCAGCTCGTGGGTGATATTCACATCCTACCCAGCCGTTGTAATTAACCTCATCAAGTAAGCCAAATAAGTGGGCATAATTAACCTCACCCTCATCAGGCTCATGGCGATTCGGAACCGATGCTATCTGAATATGCCCATAGCGCCCGGCAAACTCGGTAATTAAATAACTCAGATTGCCATCCACTATTTGCGCATGGAATAAATCCAACTGCATAAATACGTTGGGGCGGTCAATAAGGTTGACCAGTTCTAGTGCTGCATATTGGCTTGAGAAAAGGTAATTAGGCTTTATCTGCGGGCTTAATGCTTCAATCATCACATTAATATTATGTTCAGCAAACCGGCTCGCAGCATAGCGAATATTATCGACAAATACCTGCTGATACTCGGCGACCATGGTCCCCTCGGGCACCACTCCCGCCATCACATGAACAGAAGGGCACGCCAGCGCCAGTGCATATTCCAGTGCTAAATCAATATCATGGCGAGCATCGTTTTCTCGCCCCGGTAAAGCGGCCAGCCCCCACTCACCGCGCGGGATATCACCGGGCGAAGTGTTAAACAGCACCTGCTGCAAACCTTGTTCTTGCAATTTCTCCGCCAGTTGCGCGGCAGGATAATCATAGGGAAATAGAAATTCCACCGCCCTGAATCCCGCGTCTTTCGCCGCTTTAAAACGGTCAAGAAAAGGAACTTCGGTAAACATCATAGATAAATTAGCCGCAAATTTCGGCATAATTAGCTCCTCAATTGCGCAATTTCGTCCTGGGTCAGATAACGAATCGGCCGGTCGCCCAGTGTAAATATCAGGCGCGCGGTTTCCTCGAGTTCTTCCATATTGTCCGCCGCCTCGCGCAAACTTTTCCCGACCACTACAGGGCCATGATTTGCCAACAAAAAAGCGCGATATTGCGGAGCCAACTGCGCCAAAGCCTCACCGAGCCGGTTATCTCCAGGGCGGTAATACGGCACCATCGGAACATCACCGACCCTCATCACCACATAGGGAGTAAAAGGCTTAATAGCATTGTGGCAATCCAAACCTTGCAGGCAAGAAAGTGCGGTTAAATAAAGACAATGTAGATGCACGACCGCTTCACATGCCGGATTATTAAGATAAATAGCCCGATGGAAACTGATCTCTTTTGAGGGTTTATCACCGGAGAGCCATTCGCCCGCCACACTGACTTTTGATAACCGCTCGGCATTTAACTCACCTAAACAGGAGCCTGTCGGGGTAGCTAATAATGTGCCGTCGGCCAGTTTCATTGACAGATTTCCGGCGGAACCGGTGGCGTAGCCTCGTTGGAAAAAGGAGGCCCCCAACTTGACCATCTCTGCGCGCGCCTGCTGCTCATTCATACGACGAACTCCGTTTGTGCTCTGGCAAAAAAGTTTTCATCACCAAAATTGCCCGACTTCAATGCCAATGAAATGGTGTGATCGATAGATTTTACCCAAGGAACCCCGGGTGAAATGACGGGCCCAATATGGAAAGCTTGAACACCCAATGATTGCGCGACGATACCGGATGTTTCGCCGCCTGCGACGATGAAACGTTGAACACCCTGCTGTTGCAAGCGGCGTGCCAACGCCCCGAACAGATGTTCGACGGCCTCACTGCTGGCCGCCGCCCCCCATTGTTGCTGGATTCTTTGCAGCTCCTCAGGCTCAGATGTGGCATACAGCAAAGGAGCCAATGGTCCTGAGATATTCGCCATCACCCAGACACACAGCGCGTTTACATACGGCTCCGGCTCATGCAGGCAGCGGGCAACATCAATTGACTGGCTAGGTGCTTGCTGAATATATCGAGCGACCTGCCGATTGGTCATCGTCGAACAAGAACCCGACAGCACCACACATAATTTGCCTTGTGGCGCTCCGGCTAATGTCGCTGATGATTGATGCTGAACCCCTTTCATCCATTGCCGCGCCACCCCAATCGCCAAACCCGATCCCCCGGTGACCAACACCATATCGCAAACGGCCTCTGCTTGTATCAACAAGTCGGCCTCATTTAAGGCATCCATCACCACATAACGAACCCCATCCTCTTTCAAGGTGCGCAACTGCGATTTCACGGCGTCAACACCTTGACTCATCACGGCAGTGTCAATCAACCCGCTGTGGCCGCGGGCCTGGGCATTCATCAGGCGCAATAAATTACTGTCGGTCATCGGTGTCACCGGATGATGGCGCATCCCGGACTCGGATAATAATTGCCCCATCACAAATAAGTATCCCTGATATACCGTGCGGCCATTGACCGGCAGCGCGGGGCAAATAATGGTTTGTTGCTGACCGAGAGCATCCATTAATGCATCAGTTACCGGGCCAATATTGCCTTGCGCGGTGCTATCAAACGTCGAACAATACTTAAAATAGAATTGTTGACACCCCTGAGTTTGCAACCACGCCAACGCCGCTAGAGCATCCGCCACGGCAATCTCTGCCGGGCAAGAGCGCGATTTTAAGCTGATCACCACCGCATCTGCTGTTACCTGATAATCCGCTGCCGGTATGCCGTTAATTTGCACCGTCGACATACCATTTTCGACCAAAAAGCTGGCAATATCCGTGGCCCCGGTGAAATCATCCGCTATGACCCCTAATCTCATCCGACATCCCCCTGTTTGGCTATTAAGTCAGCCCCAATAACACCTATGGATCGGATTTTCGCAACCGCCACACGGCCTCCAATGTTAATTTTGGTGATAATTTGATTTATTGTGTTAATGGTAGTCAAAAGGAAGCGGCAATATCGTGATAATAATCACAATAATTAACACTAGAAAGCCATAAATCACATAAATTAACATCAATAATGACACAGGCTTTCACATCATAATGAACAACATGACTAAATAAGTGATTGCTTGCGTTAAAAAATGAGAAAATTTTTCTAGCTGCTGGCGTATAATCACATTAATTACCATTGTCTGTGAACCAACAAACTGAAAAGGAGTGCGCGTGATACCGGTTGAACGTCACCAACAGATACTGGCACTGGTTGCCGAACGTGGCGTCGTCAGCATTGCTGAATTGACCGAACGCCTAGGTGTATCACACATGACCATTCGTCGTGATGTGCAAAAACTGGAAGAACAAGGGGCGGTGTTATCTGTTTCCGGCGGAGTGCGCTCAACTGAGCGGCTGGCAGCGGAACCCTCACACCAAGATAAAACCCAAATGTACAGCAGCCAGAAAAATGCCATTGGTATGGCGGCGGCGCTGCATATTCCGCGCAATAGCTGTATTTATCTTGATGCGGGCACGACAACACTGGCGTTGGCACGACAGTTGGAAGCCAGAGAAGACTTATTAGTGGTCACAAATGACTTCGTAATTGCTAATTTTTTGATTGAGTCCTGCCAGTGCAAAATGATCCATTCCGGTGGCACATTGTGTCGTGAAAACCGCTCTTGTGTCGGCGACGCCGCCGCCCGCGCACTGCGCAACTTATCGATTGATATCGCTTTTATCTCAGCATCCTGTTGGGGGCCTCGGGGTATCTCGACCCCGGATGAAGATAAGGTCGTGGTAAAACGCGCGGTGAGTGAGGTTAGCAGTAAGCGAGTGCTGCTGGCTGATGCCTCAAAATACGGCA contains:
- the glsA gene encoding glutaminase A yields the protein MPTDDSKNGIIDYVSTGHLPDSDTVIKLVQEAHQRFSSDNEGVVSTVYPALERIPPNLFGVCMVGTHGKVYSAGDVDYEFTIMSVSKPFVFALVCQAIGAKVAREKLGVNSTGMAFNSVTAIERAVDGRTNPMVNSGAIATTSLVPGASSDEQWKFIYDGLCRFAGRELTLNEEVYQSACETNYRNRGIANVLEGYGRLGCDPLIATDLYTRQCSLNVSARDLAVMGATLADGGVNPLTRERVVDNDVCHYALAVMVTAGLYETSGDWLYDIGLPGKSGIGGGIVTVSPGKGGLGTFAPLLDSAGNSVKGQLAARFLSRSLGMDMFVSEPYTEKS
- the otnI gene encoding 2-oxo-tetronate isomerase, yielding MPKFAANLSMMFTEVPFLDRFKAAKDAGFRAVEFLFPYDYPAAQLAEKLQEQGLQQVLFNTSPGDIPRGEWGLAALPGRENDARHDIDLALEYALALACPSVHVMAGVVPEGTMVAEYQQVFVDNIRYAASRFAEHNINVMIEALSPQIKPNYLFSSQYAALELVNLIDRPNVFMQLDLFHAQIVDGNLSYLITEFAGRYGHIQIASVPNRHEPDEGEVNYAHLFGLLDEVNYNGWVGCEYHPRAGTVAGLAWITPFQA
- a CDS encoding aldolase, coding for MNEQQARAEMVKLGASFFQRGYATGSAGNLSMKLADGTLLATPTGSCLGELNAERLSKVSVAGEWLSGDKPSKEISFHRAIYLNNPACEAVVHLHCLYLTALSCLQGLDCHNAIKPFTPYVVMRVGDVPMVPYYRPGDNRLGEALAQLAPQYRAFLLANHGPVVVGKSLREAADNMEELEETARLIFTLGDRPIRYLTQDEIAQLRS
- the otnK gene encoding 3-oxo-tetronate kinase, which produces MRLGVIADDFTGATDIASFLVENGMSTVQINGIPAADYQVTADAVVISLKSRSCPAEIAVADALAALAWLQTQGCQQFYFKYCSTFDSTAQGNIGPVTDALMDALGQQQTIICPALPVNGRTVYQGYLFVMGQLLSESGMRHHPVTPMTDSNLLRLMNAQARGHSGLIDTAVMSQGVDAVKSQLRTLKEDGVRYVVMDALNEADLLIQAEAVCDMVLVTGGSGLAIGVARQWMKGVQHQSSATLAGAPQGKLCVVLSGSCSTMTNRQVARYIQQAPSQSIDVARCLHEPEPYVNALCVWVMANISGPLAPLLYATSEPEELQRIQQQWGAAASSEAVEHLFGALARRLQQQGVQRFIVAGGETSGIVAQSLGVQAFHIGPVISPGVPWVKSIDHTISLALKSGNFGDENFFARAQTEFVV
- the ygbI gene encoding DNA-binding transcriptional repressor YgbI → MIPVERHQQILALVAERGVVSIAELTERLGVSHMTIRRDVQKLEEQGAVLSVSGGVRSTERLAAEPSHQDKTQMYSSQKNAIGMAAALHIPRNSCIYLDAGTTTLALARQLEAREDLLVVTNDFVIANFLIESCQCKMIHSGGTLCRENRSCVGDAAARALRNLSIDIAFISASCWGPRGISTPDEDKVVVKRAVSEVSSKRVLLADASKYGKIATYLALPLTDFDVVITDTSLSATAYEELATKEIELIIAPPAHQPD